In Alphaproteobacteria bacterium, the genomic window GGTCGACACCGGTGCCGAAGGAGGCGATCAGCTTCAATCGCTCCCCCACCTGGGCAAGCACACTTTTATCGATGCGGTCGGTCACGGTCGGGACCAGTACGTCGGCCGTCTTTACGGCCGCCACGAGATCGGCGTGGGCGAGCGGACGGTCGTCACGGTTGAGACGGGTGTCGAAAAGCTCCATCATGCGCGTCTCGATCACGTCCGGCAGCTTTCGCGTGACGACGACGAGCGGCTTTTGTTTTGCCATGACCGTACCCCCGGATGCGGCCGATGACGTGGGCATAGCAATCCCCAGGACTCCTGTCCAGCCGTTTGGCCCGCGCGCGCGGGCTGCGATCGTCGGTGCTGGAAAATCGTCCTTATTCGCGGCGTCCCTTGACCGAGGCGATCAACCGCCGTTAAAGAGAAGTGGCTGAGCCGGGATCGACGCCTGACGCCATGCCCTATTTCCCCAAATGTTTCGAAACCATTCGCGCCGTGCGACGCATCGTCGCAATTCCGCTTGTGCTGGCTTTTCTGGCGCCGGTTCTGGCCCAAGGGGCTGAGACCGCGTCGCCCGTGCCGCGATTCGTCTCGCTCCGCTCCGACAAGGTGAATGTGCGCTCGGGACCGGACGTGAGCTACCCGATCGAATGGGTGCTCGAACGCAAGGGGATGCCCGTCGAAATCGTTCAGGAAAAGAACAACTGGCGCAAGGTGCGCGACATCCAGGGTACCGAAGGGTGGGTGAACCAGGCGCTACTGTCGAGCCGGCGCAGCATCATCGTGACGGGTGCCGTGCGCACGCTTCGCGAGGAAGCGCGGGATTCAGCACGACCCGTCGCCCGGGCCGAGCCCGACGTGATCGGCCAGCTCCTTCAATGCGAAAAGGATTGGTGCCGGGTCGAGGTCAACGGGTTGCGCGGCTGGCTCAGGCGCACCGAGTTCTGGGGCGTTTATCCGAACGAAACCGTCGAATGACGCGTGTGGCGAGTCCGACTTTACGTCCGACAAATAATTGCGGACTTCGCCGTTCGTGTGGATGCCCGGGTCAAGCCCGGGCATGACGGTTATGGGGTGTTTTGCGCAGAGCCCGGTGCGCCAGAATCCAAATCGGACAGCCCCGGGCCTCTCCCTTCGTCATACCCGCCCCCGGACATCGATCCGGGGGTCAGACCCAGGCATCCACGCGGTTCAGCGCTCCTCCACCGCACGGGGGGTTTGCCACGCTAATCGAAATCCTTAGCAAGCTCGGCACGTACCGCTTCCGGCATCACGGCCATGTGCCCGTAGTTTGGATGATCGAAACCGATGACGATTTGCGTTCCGGATGCGGCGAATTTCGCAATCTTTCCGGGCGTGAAGGGGAAATGGACGAACTGCACGGAAGATGCCTTGCCCTCCGCGGTCGTGCGATCCTGATCCGCCTCGGCCGTCGCCCGCACGGTCTCGCCGGCGAAACTCAGGAACGCTCGCTCCTCGATGCCGCCTAGGCGGCCGAGCACCTGCTTGCGCCTGAGGTCATCGTCGATTTCGATCATGAAGGTGGCGGTCAGCTCGTGGCCGTCGGGAATGAGCGGATTGTAGGCGTCAATTTCCCCCGCAACCTGCTCAGCACCCCCTTTTTCGATGTAAACCATTTCGTGCACCTGATGCCACATGGTGGCGTAGCATTCGAAATAGAACGTCACGAATGGCCCGACTTCGACACGGCGGCGGCGCTTTAATTCGGCCATCTTCCGGCGCTGTTCAATGCGGATCGTGGCATAGTCTCCCATTGCCATGATGTCGCCGGGTACGAGCGCGTGCTTGTTCGCCATGCCTTGCTCCATGGACAGTCGCTACATCAATCGCCAAGCCCGTAGGCGCGAGCGAGGAGCTGGACCGGATGCGTCACCAGGGTCGGCCGGGGACTCTCCTTTGCGAGCTTCTCGACCCCTTGCACGATGTGGGCACCGGCAAGCGGGCATTCGGACGCGATGAAGGCTTTGCCGCTTTCGCCTACTTGGCGCGCGGTCGGCCGCCCGACTTTGAGGGCTGTCTCGAAATGGTCCTTCTTGAAGCCCCACGCTCCGCCATGCCCCGAGCAGCGCTCGACCACCTGGATCTCGGTCTCGGGGAGGAGACCCAGCATTTCGCTCGCCTTTTGGCCCATGTTCTGTGCTCGCGAGTGGCACGAGATATGGACCGCAACGCCACCCGCGAGCGGGCGCAAACCCTGCGCAAGCCCCTCGTTCTTGGCGATGTCGACGATGTATTCGCTCATATCGTACGTCGCACCCGCGAGCCGCTTCACGTCGGGATTGTCCGGCAGAATAAGCGGCCACTCGAACTTGAACATGAGGACGCAGGACGGAACGAGAGCCACCACATCGTAGCCCCGCTCGATCCATTCCTTGAGTTCGCCGGCCACGGCCTTGGCATTCTCGGCCACCTCCTCGATCCGACCTTGCTCGAGAAGGGGCATGCCGCAGCATCGGGGATAGACGACTTCGGTTTCAATGCCGTTCTTTGCGAGGACGGCGCGCGCGGCGACGCCGACCGCTGGATCGTGGTAGTTCACAAAGCACGTCGCGTAGAGCACGACCTTGCGGCCGTGGGCGGGAGCGGATTTATCGATGGCAGGTGCGCTTTCCCTCGTGCGCGCGACGAAGGTCTTACCGGCGTAACTCGGCAGTTCCGCTTCGCGATGAAGCGATGCTACCCGCTCGATGACGGAACGGGGCAGTTTGTGGTTTCTGTTGATCGCCCAATTCGCGAGTGGGGCTACCTTGCTGGCGAGTTTGCCGTTGCGGTCGGTCTCCGCGAGCGCGCGATCGGCCAACGGCACGCGGCCCTGCTTCGCTTCGAGCGCGCGATAGCGCAGCATGAGGTGCGGAAAATCGAGGTTGAATTGGTGCGGCGGAACATAGGGACACTTCGTCATGAAGCACATGTCACATAATGTGCAGGCGTCGACGACTGACTTGAAGTCAGCGCTCGCAACGCCGTCGACCTCGCCGGTTTTTGAGGCGTCGACCAGATCGAAGAGCCGGGGAAAGGAGTCGCAAAGATTGAAGCAACGCCGGCAGCCATGACAGATGTCGAAGACGCGTCGCATCTCCGCTTCGAGTTTCTCGGCGTTGTAGAAATCCGGGTCCTGCCAGGAAAGCGGATGTCGCGTCGGTGCCTCGAGGCTACCTTCTCTCATCGGTCAAGTCCCCTTATTCGCGGCATCCCGCCGCGCCGGTCCTGCCACGGCGAGGCTGAGGGGGGAACCGAACGGTCCCCTCCGCCCACACCCCGCCGGAGCAGGCCAGGCTCGAACGAATGAAGCGTCGGGTAAGTCTGACTATTTGATCTCTTCGAGCGCCTTTTGGAAACGACCGGCATGGGAACGCTCGGCTTTGGCGAGCGTTTCGAACCAATCTGCGATCTCGTCGAAGCCTTCTTGACGGGCCGTGCGCGCCATTCCCGGGTACATGTCGGTGTACTCGTGGGTTTCCCCGGCGATCGCCGCCGAAAGGTTCAGCGAGGTCTTGCCGATCGGCTTACCGGTTGCGGGGTCGCCGACCGCCTCGAGAAACTCGAGATGCCCGTGAGCATGGCCGGTCTCGCCCTCTGCGGTCGAGCGGAACACGGCTGCCACGTCGTTGTAGCCTTCCACGTCCGCTTTTTGGGCGAAATAGAGATAGCGTCGATTGGCCTGCGATTCGCCGGCGAATGCGGACTTGAGATTTTCTTCGGTCTTGGTTCCTTTGAGCGATGCCATCGCATCCTCCGTTGCTTACGGGTGACGGAAAAGGGCCGGCGAGGACGCCGACGCGCCTTATATGTTCCAACTGAAGGGCTGTGTCAATAGTTTAGAATTAATCTAGGATATATATCAACAGGCTGAAATATATTTGAAAAATTAGTCGGAGTTGCGCACACGAACGATCACGTCAACCCGCGTGACTGAAGTTCCTCGCGGCGGCTCTGGCAGCTCGGCGACATTCAGCTCGGCCCCCGGGATGTCCTGTAGCCGTCCGGTTCCTTCGTGATAAAAGTGGTGGTGATCCGAGGTGTTTGTGTCGAAATAGGAGCGGGCCGGCTCCACGACGACTTCGCGCAACAGTCCTGCTTCGGTGAATTGGTGCAAGGTGTTATAGACCGTCGCAAGCGAGACCTGGATATGGGCCGCTGCCGCTTCCGCATGAAGTTGTTCGGCACTCAAATGCCTGTCGCCCTGTTCGAAGAGAAGACGCGCAAGTGCTAGGCGCTGGCGCGTCGGCCGCAAGCCAGCACCGCGCAGCCGTTCGAGGACGTGGGAGAATTGGCGCGCACCGGACATCTCGTTCATTTGGACTCGCTTCCCTTCGATTTGATGGTCAACCGTCTGCAAACCGGCGCAAAGTCGTCCCGCTCAAAATCACAAAATCACGTTTCATCAAGACCATGCCTGATTTTTTGGAAGAAATCCAGTCCCGGAGTCCTGTTCGGATGCTCCCCACCTTCAGTTGCCCGTGGCAATGCGCTCGACGAGCTGCCTGACGGTCGGAATGAAGCCGTTTTCGTAGAACGGATCTTCGGCAAATCGATAGGCGTTGTGGCCGGCAAACATCAGCTGCCGCTCGATATCGTCGCCGTGGCTTATGTTTTGGAGCGTCTTTTGGATGCAGAACGAGCGCGGATCGGCCTTGCGGCCCGTGCTGTGGGGCTCGGCCTGGGACCAGTTCGAGAAAGAGCATGCCGAAAGGCAGCCCATGCAATTGATCTGGTCGGTGCGAATCTCGATCGCCTTTGCCGAGTCGACGAAGATGAGCGTGGAATCGGGGGTCTTGAGCGCCTCGCCAAAGCCCGCGGCGACCCATGCGTCGGCACGCGACTTGTCGACCGCGGTCAAATAAACCGTCCGGCCACGCGGGCCGACGCCGAAGGGTGTGTCGTGCTCGCCGACGGGGTCCATCGTGAAGGCGACCTGCCGGCTCGAGCGCGCATAAAGTTCCTCGAGGAAATGATTCTTCACGGCGGAAGAATAAAAGCCCGTCGGGCTGAAGCGATGGAGCAGCACATCCCCCGACTTGAGGTGGAGAAGCTTCCGCTTCCACGCATCCGAGATCGGGCTTTCCTTGGTGAGAAGCGGGCGTGTGCCGAATTGGAAGCATATGGGGCCGAGTTCCGGATTGCCGAGCCAATCTTCCCATTCGCGCAGGAACCACACCCCGCCTGCCATGACGATCGGAGTCATTTGGAGACCCGCTTCGTTCATCATGTCGCGCAGCGCCTTCACACGTGGGAATGGCGACTCCGGCTTCGTCGGATCCTCGGCATTCGACAAGCCGTTATGCCCGCCCGCAAGCCACGGGTCCTCGTAAACCACGCCGCCCAGCCACTCCTGGAACTTGTGGTAGGCCCGCTTCCAGAGGGCCCGAAACGCCCGCGCCGACGACACGATCGGGTAATAATGGACGCCGTATTTGGCCGAGATTTCTGCGATGCGGTATGGCATGCCGGCACCGCAGGTGACGCCATTGATAAGGCCCTTCGCACGTTCGAGCACGCTGTGGAGGATTGTCTCGGCCGCGGCCATCTCCCAAAGGATATTCATATGAATGCGGCCCTGGCCCTTCGCGTTCTCGTAGGCGACCTTGGCCTGGTGCACGGCACCCTTGATTGCGTAGGCGATCAGTTCCTCGTGGCGCTCACGCCGGGTGCGGCCGAAATAAAGTTGCGAGATCAGGTTGCCGCCCTCATCGTAGGAATCGGCATTCACGCCCGAAAAGGTGCCGACACCCCCTGACGCCGCCCAAGCGCCCGAGCTTTCGCCGTTGGATATGGAGATGCCCTTGCCGCCCTCGAAGATCGGCAGCACCTCTCGGCCGGAGATGAGAATTGAGTCGAGAGCTTTCACGCCCTGCCCGCCAGATGCGCCGCCATCCCCCACCCGCGGCCTGCTAGACCAGGGCGGAATCGGTCGCGGCAAACGATATGACGATATAGTGTCATTTCGCCCCGATATGAAGCTAAATCCGTGATGGTCAAGGCATTCGCCCGGGCGGGCATCGGTCTTTCCGGGCCATCCGTCACCTTAGAATCCCCACGATCGCGTCCGGCGCATCGCTGATCACGGCATCGACACCCCAGGCGAAAAGCTGCTCCGCACGGTCGGGACGGTTCACCGTATAAGTCGCGAGCCAATAGCCTGCGGCTTTGACCGCGCGCGCGTCCGCTTGCGCGAGCCGCCGGTGGTTGCATACGACCGCCGAGGCACCGAGCCTCAGCGCGTCGTCACGCCAATTCCGGCCGAGCGCCTCGACGAGATAGCCGCGCGGGATGCTTGGCGCGCGACGGGCAAAGGCAGCCAATGCCTCGGTTTGGAAGCTCGACAAGAGAGGTACTGGCGCCTCGCGTGGCCAAACGGCCTCGAGTGCACGGGCCGTCGCCTCCGAAAGCGCTTCCTCGCGGCCACCCTCGGCCTTCATTTCGAGGTTGAAGGCAAGGCGGAGCTTACGCAGGTGCAATAGTGTTTCTTCAAGCGTCGGGATTCGCTCGCCTTTGTAGGCGGGATCGAAACGCGCACCCACATCGCGCGCAAGAAGGTCGTCCAACGGCGTCGCCCCGACCTTGCCGGAACCATCCGAGAGGCGCTCGAGGGTATCGTCGTGAAAAACGACGGCCCTGCCTTCGAGGCTCAGGCGGACGTCGAACTCGACCCAGGTAACGCCCAACGCCGCTGCCTTCGTGAAGCCGGCGAGGGTGTTTTCGGGCGCCCGCAATGCCGCCCCGCGATGGCCGATGACCTTGGGAAGAGCGAAAGCCGGCATCGTCATCGTCAAATCCGACCGAAATGGACGAAGAGCGGCCGAGTGTCGCCCGGCCGCCTCGTTCTCAATCCCCGCAGGGGTGTTGCGTCAATCGGCGCTACCCGCTTCGCGCCCGCCACTCTCGGCCGTCGCCTCCTTGCCGGTCTTCTGGTCAACCGCTTTCATGGAGAGGCGCACTTTTCCCCGCTCATCGATGCCGAGCACTTTGACGTAGACCTGATCGCCGACCTTGCACACGTCGGCGGGGGTCTTGACCCGGTGGGGCGCCATCTCGGAGACGTGCACGAGACCGTCGCGGCTGCCGAGAAAATTCACGAACGCGCCGAAGTCAACGAGCTTCACGACCTTGCCGCGATAGATGACGCCGACCTCCGGTTCGGCGACGATGTTGCGGATCCAGTCGATCGCGGCCTGGCTCGCACCCTCGTCGACGGCGGCCACCTTGATTGTGCCATCGTCCTCGATGTCGATCTTGGCGCCGGTGACTTCCACGATCTCGCGGATCACCTTGCCGCCGGTGCCGATCACTTCGCGGATCTTATCCTTCGGAATCGTGAAGGTCGTGATGCGCGGCGCATGCCGGCTGACCCCCTCGCGGCTGCCCTGGATCGCCTTCGACATCTCGCCCAGTATATGCAGGCGTCCCTCGCGCGCCTGGTTGAGTGCTGTGCGCATGATTTCCTCGGTGATCGAGGTGATCTTGATGTCCATCTGAAGCGACGTCACACCTTCGGCCGTGCCCGCGACCTTGAAGTCCATGTCGCCGAGATGATCCTCATCGCCCAGGATGTCGGAAAGGACCGCAACGCCAGACTCTTCCTTGATGAGGCCCATCGCGATGCCCGCCACCGGAGTCTTGAGCGGCACGCCACCATCCATGAGCGCCAAGGACGACCCGCACACCGTCGCCATCGAGGACGAGCCATTCGATTCGGTGACCTCGGACACGACCCGAATTGTGTAGGGGAAGCTATCCTTCTGTGGAAGGAGCGGATGGATCGCGCGCCAGGCGAGCTTGCCGTGGCCGATTTCACGCCGCCCGGGCGAGCCCATTCGGCCGACTTCGCCCACCGAATAGGGTGGGAAATTGTAGTGGAGCAGAAAGTGCTCGCGATATTCGCCTTCGAGGGCGTCGATGATCTGCTCATCCTGACCGGTGCCGAGCGTTGTGGTGACGAAGGCCTGGGTCTCGCCGCGAGTGAAGAGGGCCGAGCCGTGTGCGCGCGGCAGGACACCCACCTCGCAGACGATCGGGCGGACCGTTTTGGTGTCTCGCCCGTCGATCCGCATGCCCGTGTTCAGGATATTGCCGCGGACGATGTCTTTCTCGAGCGGCTTCAACAGGGAATTGACGAGCCCCTCGTCGAAGCCTTCCTCGACCAGCTTCGCAACGGCCGCCGCCTTGACGCTCGCGACGGCCTCCACGCGAGCTTGCTTGACCGTTTCGCGGTAGGCGAGGCGCAAAGGTGCTTCGGCCGTCTCCCGCAAATGAGCCGCAGCGCGCTCGGCGTCCTCGGGCTCGCTCGGAAGCGGCCAAGGGTCCTTGGCGCACGCTTCGGCAAGCTCGATGATCGCTTGGATCACCGGCTGATAGCCGGCGTGACCGATCATGACGGCCTTGAGCATGACGTCCTCGGGAAGCTCCTTCGCTTCCGACTCCACCATGAGCACCCCATCGGCCGTTCCCGCAACCACGAGATCGAGATCCGAGTTCGCCATCTCGTCCATCTGCGGATTGAGCACGAACTCGCCGTCGATGCGTCCGACCCTCGCAGCCCCGATCGGTCCCATGAAGGGGATGCCGGAGATCGTCAGGGCCGCGGAAGCGCCTATGATCGCGACGATGTCGGGATCGTTCTCCATGTCGTGGCTCATTGTCGTGCAAATGACTTGGGTTTCGTTGACGAAGCCCTTCGCGAAGAGCGGTCGGATCGGTCGATCGATGAGCCGCGAGGTGAGAACCTCTTTCTCGCTTGGCCGGCCTTCGCGCTTGAAGAATCCGCCGGGAATCTTTCCGGCGGCGAATGTCTTTTCCTGATAGTTGACCGTCAGGGGGAAGAAATCGACACCGGGCTTCGCCGCGCGCTGCGCCACGGCTGTCGCGAGGATCGTCGTCTCGCCATAGGTTGCTACGATTGCGCCGTCGGCTTGGCGCGCGACCTTGCCGGTTTCGAACACGAGCTTGCGCCCGCCCCAAACGATTTCCTTCCGATAAACTTGAAACATCTTTCCCATCCTTCCGCTATCCGGCCCTATGCCGGATCCAAAACGACACATCCAATGAAGTCGGCGCTGTGGAGCGCCTTTTCGCGATCCCGTTTTAAATGACTGCACTCGATCTCAACTCGCTGCCCGTCCCCCCATTCGAGGGAAGGCATGGGCACTCGAAGCGGCGAACTAAATTTCCCTCCCCTCGCGGGGAAGGGCGGTAAAGGTAAGGTGCTGTCGGGTCGGACTCACACGATCCCACTCGACGCGTCGATGCGCCCGCGCGCCAAAGGCGCACCTTTCCCCGTCGCGCACCTGGCGAGGGAACGCCATTCCAAAACGCCAGATTGATTTTCCGGCACTTCCCCGCATGCGGCACCCGCCGCGTCTAGCGACGCAGTCCGAGGCGTTTTACGACCTCATCGTATCGAGCGCTGTTCTTACGCTTGAGATAGTCGAGCAGGCGTCGGCGCTGACCGACCATCATGAGAAGGCCTCGGCGCGAGTGGAAATCCTTCTTATGGGTGTTCAAGTGCTCGGTCAGGTTCTTGATTCGCTCGCTCAGAATTGCAACCTGCACTTCGGGCGAGCCGGTATCGCCTTCGTCGTTGGCGAACTCGCCGATGAGCTCGCGCTTGCGTTCTGCCGTAATCGACATCGCATACTCCCAAGGGTTGGCCATTAAACGTTGAGCACGCGCACCGGATGGAGCTGCAACACGGGTGTGTGGCCGATCCGGGTGAGTGCGACCGGCCTTCCGCCCGTCATCGCACAAACCACCTCGCCTTCGGCCATTCCGTCGATCAGCGCCTTGTCGGCGGTGCGGAGCACCTGAACGGGGCGACCGCTCTTTATGAGCTTCGCCTCGATTTCGGTCAGGGCCAGGGCCGGGATGTCGTCCAGCGCGGTCTCGACCGGTAACAGGTGCTCAAGTGCGGCGGCAATATGCCCGAGCGATTCGAGTTTATCCAGGGAAATCGCGCCGGCTTCGTCGAATCGGCCGACTGAGAGTCGCCGGAGGCTCGAAATGTGACCGCAAGTGCCTAATGCCAAAGCTAGATCCCGGGCGAGGCCGCGCATATAGGCGCCTTTGCCGCAGGTCACTTCGAAGCTCGCATGGTCGCGATCGACAAGCTCGATCAGCTCGAACCGGTCGATCCGAACGTTCCGAGCTGCATGCTCCGGCGTCTCGCCAGCGCGGGCAAGCTCGTAGCTGCGATGGCCCGCGACTTTAATTGCCGAGTAGGCCGGCGGAACCTGGCTGATCTCACCCAGGAATCGCTGCAACGCGGCCCTGATCTCGGCCTCGCTCGGCCGTTTCATCGAAACGGCGGTAATCTCGCCCTCGATGTCGTCCGTCGCGCGCTGCTCGCCCCAGCGGACCGTGAAGCGATAGCGCTTCGTCCCCTCGACGGCGTGGGCGACCGTCTTGGTCGCCTCACCAAGTGCGATCGGCAGCACCCCGGTCGCAATCGGATCGAGCGTGCCCGCGTGGCCTGCTTTCGCGGCATTCAACAGCCGTTTCACACGGTTTACGACGGCGGTCGAGGTCCACCCGCCGGGTTTGTCGATGACAAGCCAGCCATCGATCTTCTCGCCTTTGCGCCGGCGGCTCATTTGGTTTTTCGGCCGGACGGCGACATTGCGGGTCGATCTCCCGAATCCGAGACGGGCCGATCCGACAAACCTTGGGGGGGCGGGCTGCGATCCGGTTTGACCGACCTTGTCTCTTTGGCCGCCGAAATCGCATCGTTGCCCGCAAGATCGCGCACAACGCTTGGGCTGTGCAGGAGACGATCGAGTTCGGCCGCCTGATCGAACGTCGTATCGAGTTCGAAGGCGAGGTCCGGAAGATAGCGAAGCTCGATTTCATGGGCGAGCAGGCTGCGCAAATAAGACCCGGCACGCCTCAGCGCTTTGACGAGGGTGCGGCCATCGCCGCCGCCGAAAGGCAAGACGAAGATCGTCGCGTGGCGCAAGTCGGGGCTCACGCGCACGTCGGTCACGGTTACGGCAACATCCTGGAGGTCCGGATCGCGGAAATGGCCGTGTGCGATGG contains:
- a CDS encoding rubrerythrin family protein, encoding MASLKGTKTEENLKSAFAGESQANRRYLYFAQKADVEGYNDVAAVFRSTAEGETGHAHGHLEFLEAVGDPATGKPIGKTSLNLSAAIAGETHEYTDMYPGMARTARQEGFDEIADWFETLAKAERSHAGRFQKALEEIK
- a CDS encoding SH3 domain-containing protein → MPYFPKCFETIRAVRRIVAIPLVLAFLAPVLAQGAETASPVPRFVSLRSDKVNVRSGPDVSYPIEWVLERKGMPVEIVQEKNNWRKVRDIQGTEGWVNQALLSSRRSIIVTGAVRTLREEARDSARPVARAEPDVIGQLLQCEKDWCRVEVNGLRGWLRRTEFWGVYPNETVE
- a CDS encoding nitronate monooxygenase; the encoded protein is MKALDSILISGREVLPIFEGGKGISISNGESSGAWAASGGVGTFSGVNADSYDEGGNLISQLYFGRTRRERHEELIAYAIKGAVHQAKVAYENAKGQGRIHMNILWEMAAAETILHSVLERAKGLINGVTCGAGMPYRIAEISAKYGVHYYPIVSSARAFRALWKRAYHKFQEWLGGVVYEDPWLAGGHNGLSNAEDPTKPESPFPRVKALRDMMNEAGLQMTPIVMAGGVWFLREWEDWLGNPELGPICFQFGTRPLLTKESPISDAWKRKLLHLKSGDVLLHRFSPTGFYSSAVKNHFLEELYARSSRQVAFTMDPVGEHDTPFGVGPRGRTVYLTAVDKSRADAWVAAGFGEALKTPDSTLIFVDSAKAIEIRTDQINCMGCLSACSFSNWSQAEPHSTGRKADPRSFCIQKTLQNISHGDDIERQLMFAGHNAYRFAEDPFYENGFIPTVRQLVERIATGN
- a CDS encoding Fur family transcriptional regulator; amino-acid sequence: MSGARQFSHVLERLRGAGLRPTRQRLALARLLFEQGDRHLSAEQLHAEAAAAHIQVSLATVYNTLHQFTEAGLLREVVVEPARSYFDTNTSDHHHFYHEGTGRLQDIPGAELNVAELPEPPRGTSVTRVDVIVRVRNSD
- the pnp gene encoding polyribonucleotide nucleotidyltransferase, whose product is MFQVYRKEIVWGGRKLVFETGKVARQADGAIVATYGETTILATAVAQRAAKPGVDFFPLTVNYQEKTFAAGKIPGGFFKREGRPSEKEVLTSRLIDRPIRPLFAKGFVNETQVICTTMSHDMENDPDIVAIIGASAALTISGIPFMGPIGAARVGRIDGEFVLNPQMDEMANSDLDLVVAGTADGVLMVESEAKELPEDVMLKAVMIGHAGYQPVIQAIIELAEACAKDPWPLPSEPEDAERAAAHLRETAEAPLRLAYRETVKQARVEAVASVKAAAVAKLVEEGFDEGLVNSLLKPLEKDIVRGNILNTGMRIDGRDTKTVRPIVCEVGVLPRAHGSALFTRGETQAFVTTTLGTGQDEQIIDALEGEYREHFLLHYNFPPYSVGEVGRMGSPGRREIGHGKLAWRAIHPLLPQKDSFPYTIRVVSEVTESNGSSSMATVCGSSLALMDGGVPLKTPVAGIAMGLIKEESGVAVLSDILGDEDHLGDMDFKVAGTAEGVTSLQMDIKITSITEEIMRTALNQAREGRLHILGEMSKAIQGSREGVSRHAPRITTFTIPKDKIREVIGTGGKVIREIVEVTGAKIDIEDDGTIKVAAVDEGASQAAIDWIRNIVAEPEVGVIYRGKVVKLVDFGAFVNFLGSRDGLVHVSEMAPHRVKTPADVCKVGDQVYVKVLGIDERGKVRLSMKAVDQKTGKEATAESGGREAGSAD
- a CDS encoding DUF3501 family protein; amino-acid sequence: MANKHALVPGDIMAMGDYATIRIEQRRKMAELKRRRRVEVGPFVTFYFECYATMWHQVHEMVYIEKGGAEQVAGEIDAYNPLIPDGHELTATFMIEIDDDLRRKQVLGRLGGIEERAFLSFAGETVRATAEADQDRTTAEGKASSVQFVHFPFTPGKIAKFAASGTQIVIGFDHPNYGHMAVMPEAVRAELAKDFD
- the truB gene encoding tRNA pseudouridine(55) synthase TruB, whose product is MSRRRKGEKIDGWLVIDKPGGWTSTAVVNRVKRLLNAAKAGHAGTLDPIATGVLPIALGEATKTVAHAVEGTKRYRFTVRWGEQRATDDIEGEITAVSMKRPSEAEIRAALQRFLGEISQVPPAYSAIKVAGHRSYELARAGETPEHAARNVRIDRFELIELVDRDHASFEVTCGKGAYMRGLARDLALALGTCGHISSLRRLSVGRFDEAGAISLDKLESLGHIAAALEHLLPVETALDDIPALALTEIEAKLIKSGRPVQVLRTADKALIDGMAEGEVVCAMTGGRPVALTRIGHTPVLQLHPVRVLNV
- the rbfA gene encoding 30S ribosome-binding factor RbfA, whose translation is MTRQRLKPQSQRQLRVGEEIRHGFARAIAHGHFRDPDLQDVAVTVTDVRVSPDLRHATIFVLPFGGGDGRTLVKALRRAGSYLRSLLAHEIELRYLPDLAFELDTTFDQAAELDRLLHSPSVVRDLAGNDAISAAKETRSVKPDRSPPPQGLSDRPVSDSGDRPAMSPSGRKTK
- a CDS encoding heterodisulfide reductase-related iron-sulfur binding cluster produces the protein MREGSLEAPTRHPLSWQDPDFYNAEKLEAEMRRVFDICHGCRRCFNLCDSFPRLFDLVDASKTGEVDGVASADFKSVVDACTLCDMCFMTKCPYVPPHQFNLDFPHLMLRYRALEAKQGRVPLADRALAETDRNGKLASKVAPLANWAINRNHKLPRSVIERVASLHREAELPSYAGKTFVARTRESAPAIDKSAPAHGRKVVLYATCFVNYHDPAVGVAARAVLAKNGIETEVVYPRCCGMPLLEQGRIEEVAENAKAVAGELKEWIERGYDVVALVPSCVLMFKFEWPLILPDNPDVKRLAGATYDMSEYIVDIAKNEGLAQGLRPLAGGVAVHISCHSRAQNMGQKASEMLGLLPETEIQVVERCSGHGGAWGFKKDHFETALKVGRPTARQVGESGKAFIASECPLAGAHIVQGVEKLAKESPRPTLVTHPVQLLARAYGLGD
- the rpsO gene encoding 30S ribosomal protein S15; amino-acid sequence: MSITAERKRELIGEFANDEGDTGSPEVQVAILSERIKNLTEHLNTHKKDFHSRRGLLMMVGQRRRLLDYLKRKNSARYDEVVKRLGLRR
- a CDS encoding glycerophosphodiester phosphodiesterase family protein; translated protein: MTMPAFALPKVIGHRGAALRAPENTLAGFTKAAALGVTWVEFDVRLSLEGRAVVFHDDTLERLSDGSGKVGATPLDDLLARDVGARFDPAYKGERIPTLEETLLHLRKLRLAFNLEMKAEGGREEALSEATARALEAVWPREAPVPLLSSFQTEALAAFARRAPSIPRGYLVEALGRNWRDDALRLGASAVVCNHRRLAQADARAVKAAGYWLATYTVNRPDRAEQLFAWGVDAVISDAPDAIVGILR